The genomic stretch agagggcatcgaatcCCCTGtatctggagttatagatgggtGTGAACCTACATGTGGGTGCCagattctcttaactgctgagccatctccagcccctgctgtcattttttaaaatcatattgtaTGTATTAACAAACACCAATATTCTCATCCAACAATATATCTCTGAGATCTTCCTAAACAGCCGCAATGAGCAGGTTCATTTACCGCGGTGAAGCAGCCAACCCCCCTTCAAAggtctttagattgttttcaccGTCTCATCAACAGCTTCGGTGCGGGAGACTATTCTCAGCCATGCATCCTTAGTATATGTGCGCAAATGCATCTGAAGGATGGATGGTGAGAAGGGAACTTGCGAAAATTTTTATCATCAATTTGATTGCTTCTAAGGCAGGTGGTACAATTTTCAGTCTTTGTCCCTAGTGTGTGAGACTAACCATTCATATGGTCACTAGGTCTTCTTgcatatttatgtgcatgtagcatgtgtgtatgcatgcttgcatgcataggggcatatgtgtgtgtaagcaggTGCCCACGTATATGAATGTGCATACCTGAAATTGATGTCACTTGCCTTTCATGGTcagtctccattttatttattgacgcagggtctcccactaacccagagctcactggttcAGCTGGTTTAACTACAGTTTGCCTTTGCCTTCCTAGTGTGAGGACTGCAGGcttccaccatgcctgcctggcttttatgtgtatTAGGAAATCCAAACTGTTCCTCAGGCTCATCCAGCAAGGGCTGGATTATTATTTGCCGAGCTATCTCCTCAGACCCAGGGAGTGTTTTTGAGTGTCCTCTAATTCTTGATATCGTAAACAGTTTAtttatgaagaaagaaacagcagcagagaACGGTGCTGTCGCCGAACCAAGTCTCAGGTCACATATTAGCAAGGCAAGGAGCTGGGACTGGAGGTCAGTTCTGCTGACTTTGAGCAGAAAACCTGCCTCATTTTCTCAGGGGGACAGGCAGCTGGATCTGGAGATCTACCATGAACCTCTTGCTTGCTCTCTCCCTTCTGCAGGGCTCCAGGACAACCCCTGGGTATGTGACTGTCGACTCTATGGCCTAGTTCATCTCCTAGAAGGCTGGGCTTTAAACTTGGTCTTCATCGAGCCTAGACTGAGGTGCGCCAGCCCACGCACCCTGGCTGGGGTGGCCTTCAgccagctggagctgagaaagtGTCAGAGCCCAGAGCTCCGTCCAGGGGTGACCAGCATCATGTCCCCCTTGGGTAGCACGGTATTGCTACGCTGTGGAGCAACTGGGATCCCAGGTCCTGAGATGAGCTGGAGGAGAGCCAATGGACGCCCACTCAATGGCACAGGTGTGTGAGCAACAAGGTCGTCTGTGTTGAGCACTGGGTTCATACAGGTGGGTCAGCTTCCCAAATGGAGAGCGGACAAAATTAGCAGGGACTGGTGTAAGCCAGGCTGGATTCTGATTTGTCCGAATGGGGTTGACTAGAATCTGCTCGCATGTTGGACATTGGTTGTGACAGTGGCTCTCAATGCATCCTGTCACTTCTCCTTAGTTACTTAATTATCAGAAACTCAGGACCCATGTTAGGAGCAATACAAAGTTAATTTGTtttgaatcagggtttctctgtgtagccctgactgtccttgtagaccaggctggccttgaactcaaagatctgcctgtctctgccttccgagtgctgggattaaaggtatatgccgaCAGCCCAGCacaacactgattttttttttttaaggaagaaaatacttagtgtatttaacattttagcaggtttttcctttaaaaaatattaacccAGAAACATTGGGGATAAATAGTGATAGAATTGCCATCTGCTGAAATCTTGTAATCTTATGGGTCTAACATTGTGTTAAGCAAATTATGTCCATAATGTCTTTGAACTTTAAAAAGTCAGTGAGGTTGGTAATCTGAGTCTATAgccctagcatttgggaggtgggaagatcagaagttcaaggtcaatcttaGCTACACAAAGAGTTACAGGTTAGTAAAATGGGCTACATGGGACCGTCTGTCAGAATCAACCCCTCCACtgagccaaaccaaaccaaaattgTAAAAAGCAACctgattatcttttcttttttcatacaaATAAATGGAAGTGCTGAGAGGTGAATGCCTGCCCCATATCACACAGCTCATATATGAAGAAGCTGGGATTCCAGTCAGTCTAGCCCTGGCTTTATGGTGTGTACGAAGTATCTATTCTGGCTGAGTGGTGTGGGCAGAGATGGATCATTTCTCTTATGATGACATCAGGGACCAGAGTCACAgccagacacaggaagaaaacaagtCGAGCAGAAATCATTTTTTAGCACCTAACCGGAAAAATCTCACATTACCCCCAGCTTTCTTCCGGCTCCTCAACAAGGCTGACTGCTGTTGTTCTAGGGTAGGGATTTTAGGTCAGTTCGGTGCAGAAGGCTCCACTGTGCAAAAAACACAAAGGTGAGGTTGCTAATTAGATGTGTCAGTTGGGGTGTGCAGAGGTGGTTATGGCACTTCGGattgtcttctcttcctcataCTTGCCCCTGAACCTACCTACCCTCAAGGCACTTGCCTGCTCCCTGATGGGACCCGTTTGCCATGCTCTAGAACCTGAAGGGTAAACTCTGAGGAGATTAAACTTTGCAGGCAATTCATTGCACTTAAGTAGCTTGTTCCTGAGTAACCCAGTAAAGTGGGCCATGAGGGACTTGAGAGTTGAGTGCCCGCCACTATTTTCTTGGAATGAGTGGTATTCACCATAGTGTGTGTAGACCAGGGACTGTGTGTGACATTGGCCTTAGAAGGGAGCCTGTGAAGATAATTCACTAATTCTTTcattcctgcctcttctctctctagtGCACCAGGAAGTTTCCAGTGATGGCTCAAGCTGGACTTTGCTGGATCTGCCTGTTGTATCTCTCTTCGACTCAGGAGACTACATCTGCCAGGCCAAGAACTTTCTAGGGGCTTCTGAAACTCTTATCTCCTTGATTGTCACTGAACCCCAGACTTCTACAGAATATAGTGGGGTTCCGGGGGTCCCGTGGCCAAGGACAGGAGAGGGGGCAGAAGCTGCTGCTTACAACAACAAGCTGGTGGCCAGGCATGTCCCCCATATACCGGAACCTGTAGCTCTGGCTACCAAGCCCTCGGCACCCGTAAAGGAGGGGTTGGAGCTCCAGCACTTACAGATGGATGTCCCAGGAGAGTTCTCCAGAGAGCGAGCAGAACCCCAGGGGGTCCAGATGGTCAGGTCTCTCAAGGTGGTGGGAGATACTTACCACAGTGTGTCGCTGGTGTGGAAGGCCCCTCAAGCTCAGAACACGATGGCCTTTAGTGTCCTTTATGCCGTCTTTGGGCAGCGTGACATGCGGAGGATGACTGTGGAGCCTGGGAAGACTAGTGTCACCATCGAGGGGCTTGCTCCAAAGACCAAGTAtgtggcatgtgtctgtgtgcagggcCTGGTGCCTACGAAGGAACAGTGTGTCATCTTCTCTACTGACGAGGTGGTAGATGCAGAGGGCACCCAGCGGCTCATCAACATGGTGGTGATCAGCGTGGCAGCCATTATCGCCCTGCCTCCCACCCTGCTGGTTTGCTGCGGGGCTCTCCGAAGACGCTGCCAAAAGTGCCGCACTGGGGGCTCCGCGGAGGCATCCGGTGCCTATGTTAACTTGGAAAGACTGGGCCACAGCGAGGATGGCTCAGAGGAGTTGTCCCGGAGCAGCCTCAGTGAGGCGGACAGGCTTCTCTCAGCGCGCTCCAGCCTGGactcccagctcttgggagtcaGGGGTGGCCGACGCATCAATGAGTACTTCTGCTGAGCCCGAGTCTCCATTGACACCTGCCTGGTCACTCTCCCTCTTCAGTTTCACACACTTTCACACCCTGACTGTGTGCTCAGCCACCCTGATGGCTCAGGTACTTACACGTACACTTACTTCAACGACAGCTAACACAGCTTATTAAGCACTTACTATGGTCCAGCAGGTGTCCAAAGCACTTTGTAGGTATTAATTTACTTGACTCTCATAACAGCCATTAGTATTTGCAGGCACCGTGGTTCTCTCTATTTTCCTGGAGAAGAAGCGAGTGTTAAGTATTTTGCTTGTATCAGTCTGTTTCTGCtacataacaaataaaagcaaaaactctGGTTTGCAGCACTAAGATACTTACTTTTCCGCTGTTCGTCTGTAGGTTGGCATGGCTCTGCTGTGTGTTCCATTGGGCCCCAAGGTGGAGCGTAACAGTGGCTACCTAGGGCAGACTTTTCTCGGATGACATGAGAGGAATGAGTTAAATCATGCAAGGCCTCTTTGTGTGAGGTTGGTACCTTGCTGCTTGTGCTCATATTGTATCTGCCAATGAGAGTCTCATGGCCAAATGCAACTTTAACCAGTCAAATGAAGTTACTAATCCTCTGAAGGTGATGATGGAAGACAGAACATCTGCAAAACAAATTTACGGCATGGTCCACTGTAGTACTGCCACTGGGGAGTGGCAGCTCTAG from Arvicola amphibius chromosome 12, mArvAmp1.2, whole genome shotgun sequence encodes the following:
- the Lrit1 gene encoding leucine-rich repeat, immunoglobulin-like domain and transmembrane domain-containing protein 1, with the protein product MWVSLGMVWLLALGGPHQAWSICPSQCSCSLHTLSDGSKARTVVCSDPDLTLPPASVPPDTCRLRLERTAIRRVPGEAFRSLSRLEQLWLPYNALSELSALMLRGLRRLRELRLPGNRLAAFPWAALRDAPQLQLLDLQANRLLTLPPEAAHFLENLTFLDLSNNHLMRLPLELLDTWAHLKTGPFLSGHRARLVLGLQDNPWVCDCRLYGLVHLLEGWALNLVFIEPRLRCASPRTLAGVAFSQLELRKCQSPELRPGVTSIMSPLGSTVLLRCGATGIPGPEMSWRRANGRPLNGTVHQEVSSDGSSWTLLDLPVVSLFDSGDYICQAKNFLGASETLISLIVTEPQTSTEYSGVPGVPWPRTGEGAEAAAYNNKLVARHVPHIPEPVALATKPSAPVKEGLELQHLQMDVPGEFSRERAEPQGVQMVRSLKVVGDTYHSVSLVWKAPQAQNTMAFSVLYAVFGQRDMRRMTVEPGKTSVTIEGLAPKTKYVACVCVQGLVPTKEQCVIFSTDEVVDAEGTQRLINMVVISVAAIIALPPTLLVCCGALRRRCQKCRTGGSAEASGAYVNLERLGHSEDGSEELSRSSLSEADRLLSARSSLDSQLLGVRGGRRINEYFC